In Mycobacterium sp. Aquia_213, the sequence GCGCTGGCGATGCTCGGCGAGGGCGTGGAGCCGGCCAGCATCGAGCACGCTGGTTCGCAGGCCGGCTACCCGGCGCCGCCGCTGCAGCTGTCCGACGAGCTCAACCTGGAGCTGATGCACAAGATCGCCGTCGCCAGCCGTAAGGGCGTCGAGGACGCCGGCGGCACCTACGAGCCGCATCCCGCCGAGGCGGTGGTCGAGAAGATGATCGAGCTCGGCCGGCCCAGCCGGCTCAAGGGCGCGGGCTTCTACGAGTACGTCGACGGCAAGCGCACCAGTCTGTGGCCGGGCTTGCGGGAGACGTTCAAGTCCGGTGCCTCACAGCCCCCGCTGCAGGACATGATCGACCGGATGCTGTTCGCCGAGGCGCTGGAAACCCAGAAATGTCTTGACGAGAACGTGCTGATGACGACCGCCGACGCCAACATCGGCTCGATCATGGGCATCGGGTTCCCGCCGTACACCGGTGGTAGCGCGCAATTCATCGTCGGCTACCAGGGCGCGGGCGGTACGGGCAAGGACGCCTTCGTGGCCCGGGCCCGCGAGCTGGCGGCTAAGTACGGCGACCGCTTCCTGCCGCCGGATTCGTTGACGTAGCGGGCCCTAAACCCCAACCGCCACTTGTGTTCTGGTGGGGGATTGGTGGACTGTTTGCCCGCCTCTCAGCGACAACGCTCGGCGATGGTGGCTGGCCGTGCTGCGCTAGGTGCAAGGTGAGTACGTAACGGAGCTCGTTTGTCGCTGAGAGGCGGGCAAACCGGGTGCCGGCTCGGCGAGAGACTCTTGTGGTGCGCGTGACGTTAGTTGCAGGCCGCGGCGATCCGGCGCCACTGCTCGCGGGGGAAGGCCTGCGGGTCGGCGAGCAGCACCTGGACGCAGACGTGATCGGCGCCGGCGGCACGGTGCTCGGCAACCCTGCGCAGAATGGCGGCTTCGTCACCCCACGCGATGATCGCGTTGAACAGCCGATCGCTCACCTGTGCCACGTCATCTTCGGAGAACCCGCTGCGCAGTAAATTGTTGGCGTAGTTGGGTAGCGCCAAATAGGAACGCAGCCAGTCGGTTCCGATACGGTGTGCTTCCTCGGCGTCCTCGGTGAGGATCACACTCTGCTCGGGCAGCAGCAATGGACCCTCACCCAAAGTCGAACGTGCAGAAGCGGTGTGCTCGGGTGTGACCAGGTAAGGATGTGCCCCGCGCGCGCGGGTTGCCGACAAGGTCAGCATCTTCGGACCGAGCGCGGCCAGCACCCGCTTGTCGGTGGGAACCGGTTGTGGCGCGGCGTCCAGTCCGTCCAGAAACGCGGCCGTCGCGGCCAAGGGTTTGCGGTACCGCCCCGGCTCGCCGGCATCGATCAGCGGGGCGTGGCTGACACCGATGCCCAACAGGAAACGGTCCCCGTGTTCGGCGGTCAGCGCGGCATAGCGTTCGGCCACGTCGCCGGGTGAATGCATCCACAGGTTCAGGATCCCGGTTGCGATGATCGTGCGCTTGGTCGCGGCCAGCAGGCTGCCGACCGCGTCGAACACCTGGCCGCCGACATCCGGAATCCACAACGCCGTGAAGCCCAGCTCGTCTAATTCTGCTGCGGCATCAGCGGATTCGGCCGGGTCGCCGTAACGCAGTTGACTGCTCCATATCCCGACACCGGCAAGCTCCATCGCAGATCGTTCCTTTCGTGGCGGGCACCTCTGGCTCGCTGTGGCCATTGACGTCAAACGATGGCGTACTCTTTGTACTGCATCGAATCGTACAGACGGGCACCGTTGGTATTCATTTTGGCGATGGCTCTGCTGACACCGGCGGGGAGCACCGAGATCAGCTGAGCGGCGCGAGTCAGCCCCCACACTCCGGCTCGGGAATTGGGCACGATGGTCTTGGCGGCGGTGCGGGCAAAAGCACGACTGCGCCGCACGGCGTCGGCCATTGCCCGTTCGTAGGACGTGAACGCGCGTGGGTAGTCGCCCTTGGCTTCGGCCAATTCGCCCGCCAGCACGTAGGCGCCTATTACCGCGAGGCTGGTGCTGCCGCCCACTGCCGGCCCGGGACAGTACCCGGCGTCGCCCACCAGTGCGACCCGTCCGCGCGACCAGGTGTCCAACTCCAGCTGGATGATCGAGTCGAAGTAGAACGTCGGCGCGTGGTCGAGCTCGGCGAGCCAACCGTCCACCGCCGGATCCATCCCGGCGAATGTCGTCCGCAATAACTCCTTCTGCCGCACGACATCTCGGTAGTGATATTGCAGTTCTTCCTTGCTGCGGAACATGAACAGTGCGCGCGCGTCGTCCAGGGGCTGCGCGGTGTAGATCGCCGCCATCCTTCCGGCGCCCATATGCACCGCCATTTCCCCATTGCGGGCAAGCGATTTCGGCACAGATTCGACCGCCAGGTAACCACCGAGAAACCTGGTGCGCCCCGCGTCCTCGCCGAAGACCAGGCGGCGCACGTTTGAGTGCAGACCGTCGGCGCCGATGACGACGTCGAACGTGCGTGGCGCGTTGTGCTCGAAGGTGACGTCACCGCCGGCCGACAGCGACGTGATCGAGTCGCCGAATAGGTACTCGACGTCATCGCAGCCGGCGCGGTAATAGGCCTCGCTGAGGTCGTCGCGCATGATCTCGACATGCCGGTCGGATGACGCGCCGAAGAGCTTGGTCAGGTCGACGCGCGCCGGGCGCTGGACGCCCTCGCGATACATGGTCATTTCTGTCGTGCCGGTCGCGAGCGCCTCGATCTGTGGCAGCACACCCATCTTTGCCGAGATTTCCATGGCCGGGCGGAACAGGTCGACCGCGTGGCCGCCGGTCTTCCGCAAGTGGGGTGCGCGCTCGACGATCGTGACATCGAATCCATGGCGGATAAGCCAGTACGCCAGTACGGGGCCGGAGATGCTGGCCCCCGAGATCAGAATCCGCATGCCGACCTCCTTGGAGTTAGGTGACCCTAACATAGCACTTACCTATCGGTAAGTCAGCTAAAATTTTTGGGTGACGAGACCGCGGTCAGATACCCGTCGGCGCATCCAAGAGGTCGCCCGGCAGCTTTTCCTTCAGCAGGGCGTGCAGCGGACCAGCCTGCAGGACATCGCGGACCGGCTGGGCATCACCAAACCCGCGTTGTACTACCACTTCACCTCGCGCGAAGAACTGGTGCGCAGCATCGTGATGCCGTTGATCGAAGACGGCGAGCGGTTCGTCGCCGAGCAGGAAGGCCGCCGCGACGTCGATGCCCGCGAATTGCTGGAGGGCTATTTCGATTTCCACTACCTGCACCGTCAGTACATCGTGCTGGTGCTCACCGAATTGACGATGCTGGCCGACCTCGGGCTCATCGACAGGGTGCTGGCCTGGCGGGATCGGCTGGGCAAGCTGGTATTTGGGCGGCGGCCGAACCTCGCACAGTCCACCCGCGCGGTGGTGGCTTTCGGCGGTCTGCAGGATTGCTGCCTACAGTTTCCCGACACCCCGTATGAGGCGTTGCGGGCGGCCTCGGTCGACGCCGCGCTCGCCGCGCTCGGCGGGTGACGCTGGGTTACGTCCCTGCCCCGCTCGCGGTGCTTTGGTCCTGGGCGTTCTGCTGGAAGATATCGCCGGACGTCTGGCCGTTGTCGTTCACGAAGTTTTCATCGCCGTTGTCGACGTTGACGATCCGGGCGCCGGCCGCGACGGCTGCGGGCGCACCCGGCTGCGCGCCGCCGAACAGTGCGAGTGCCGCGACGGTCGCCGCCCCGGCCAATGTCACTTGGATCAACTTGTTTGCCATGCATTCATTAACCGCTCGGTTACCAGGAGCGGGCTGGGTGCTTTATATCCATCCGCTATGAGGTTCCGGCTCGTACCGGCGACAGCTAGAGTGCCTAACCATGCGCTTTGGTTTCTTCATTCCGCAGGGCTGGCGGATGGATCTGGTAGGCATCGACCCCGCGAAACACTGGGCGGTGATGCGGGACTTGGCGTCTTACGCCGACGGCAGCGCCTGGGACTCGGTGTGGGTTTACGACCACTTCCATACCGTCCCGATGCCGAGCGCCGAAGCGACGCACGAGGCCTGGTCGTTGATGTCGGCCTACGCCGCGACCACGTCGCGCGTCAAGCTCGGCCAGATGTGTACGGCGATGAGCTACCGCAATCCGGTCTATCTTGCCAAAGTGGCGGCCACCGCCGACATCATCTCCGGCGGTCGCATCCAGATGGGCATCGGCGGCGGCTGGTACGAACATGAGTGGCGCGCTTATGGTTACGGATTCCCGTCGGCCGGCGTGCGGCTGGGTCGGCTGGATGAAGGCGTGCAGATCCTGCGGGACGCCTGGCGCGACGGCAAAGTCAGTTTTGCTGGCAAGCACTATCAGGTTGACGGTGCGATTGTCGAGCCGAAGCCGTTGCAGGACAACGGTATTCCGCTATGGATTGCCGGCGGGGGGGAGAAGGTGACGCTGCGCATCGCGGCGCAGTACGCGCAGTACACCAATTTCACCCCGGAGCTCGAGGCCTTCAGGCACAAGTCCGAGGTGCTCGCCGGGCACTGCCGCGACGTAGGCACCGACTTCGACGCGATCGTGCGTTCGGCCAACTTCACGGCCATCATCGGCACGACGGAGGCCGAGGTCAAAGACCGGCAGCAGCGGGTGCGTGACCTGCTGGTCAACTATGTGCCTGAGGCCCTTGCGGATTCGATGACCAGCAGCCTGCCGGACTCGGCGACGGGCACCACGGAACAGGTGATCGAACGGCTGACCAAGATCCGCGACCTCGGTTGCGAGTACGCGATCGTCTACTTCCCCGAGGCGGCCTACGACCGCTCCGGCATCGAGTTGTTCGAGCGCGAAATCATTCCCGCCCTGAGCTAGACGTCGGTGGTGGTGAACCGTGTCTTGACCGGCGGCGCGGCCAGCAGTGGCGGGAGTTGCGTCACCTTGCCTTCGCCGGCACGAAACGCGCGATAGGCCTCGTCGGCGTCGACCGATTCCCACTCTTCGTAGATGATCCAGTGGGCTTCGTCGTCCTCGTTGACCCAGACGTCGGTGCGGAGATTTCCCTGGAATGCCCGGGTGGTTTCCAGCGTCCGGCCCATCAGCTCACGCCCGGCGCCGACCTCGTCGGGCTTGAACTTCAGTTCCAGTAGCACGATGACCGTCATCGTCGTCTCCTCGTATCGTCACTGTGTGCTGCTCACCGCGAGCACACCGTTGAACCTACGGTCGACCCACTTGACGAAATCGGGCGCCTCCGGAATTTGGTCGGCGGCCGCGAAAAGATCGGCGAGGCGTTGTTCGGCGGCGACCACCTTGTCGTCGAGGGGCACGGGCAATCGCAGCAGGTGACTCTGGGCGAGCTCGGCGATCTTGATGTCCAGGCCCACGGCCTTGGCGTACTTCTTCGCCCACTCCGACGGATTCTCGCGCGCCCACTGTGCGGCTTTCTGGTAGCGGATCAACAGATCGGCCAGCGCGGCGTTGCGCTTCGGGTCGGTCAGTGCGCGGGTGGATGCGCTTCCGAACTGGTAGCCGTTTTCGGCGGTGCCGATATTGCGCACCTTCAGCGTCAGGGTGGCTTGCGACGTGTAGGGCTCCCAGATGACCCAAGCGTCGCCCTGCCCGTTGGCGAACGCCGACAGCGCATCGGCCGGCTGCAAGAAGACCAGCTTCACGTCCTTGGGCTTCAGCCCGACGTCGGCGAGATGCTCGAGCACGTTCGCGTGCGCGGCACTGCCCTTGGCCACCAGGATCGTCTTACCCTTCAGGTCGGGAACCGAGGCGATCGATGAATTGGCACGCACCAGGATCTGCTCGCCCGTCTCGGCGCCGTCCCACGCCGAGACCACCCGGGTCTTCGAGTTGGCCGCGGCACCGAAGACCGGTGGGGTGTTGCCGGTGACCGCGAAATCGATCTTGCCGGCGGTCAGTGCCTCGATCTGCGGAGGCCCGGACGTGAATGTCGAAAACGTGATCTTGTACGGCAGATTGTCGAGTGCACCGGCGGCGCGCAGCAGCGCTTGGGTACCACCTTTTTGATCACCGACTTGCAGGGTCAAACCGGAAAGCTCGGACACCGGGACCGGCGCCGGCACCGCGATCAATTGCGGTCCCAGAGACCGCGACACGCAGCCGGGCGTGCCGGCCACCAACGCCAGCACCAGTGCGGCGCGAATGGCGATGCGGTGCTTGGCCGTCAAAGCCGAACGCCGAGCTTGTCGAGGAGGTCGGCGCGGTAGTGATCGTGCACAGCGGTGCGCTCCGACGGGGTGGGTCGCGGGGCTTCGATCTCGATGGAGTGGGCAACGCGGCCATCTTCGAGGACCAACACCCGGTCGGCCAGCTCGATGGCCTCGTCGACGTCGTGCGTGACCAGCAGCACGCCGAATCCGTGACGGCGCCACAGGTCGAGCAGCAGCGCGCGCATGGATAGCCGGGTGAGCGCGTCCAGCGCGCCGAACGGCTCGTCGAGCAGCAGCAGCTGGGGTTCGGCTACCAGTGCCCGGGCCAGCGAAACCCGTTGTGCCTGACCGCCGGACAACGTCAGGGGCCACGCCGCCGCGTGATCGACAAGGCCGATTTCGCCCAGCGCCCGCTCGGTCCGGTCCCGGGCCGCCTCCGGCGAGAGGTCGGTGCGGTTGAGGCCGTAGCGCACGTTGGTCTGCACGTCGCGCCACGGGAAGAGTCGCGGCTCCTGGAAGGCGACGGCCGGTGCGCCGGCGACCTCGCGCTCACCGGTGTGGTCGGGGGAAAGCCCTGCCAGCACCCGTAATACGGTCGACTTGCCGCAGCCGCTGCGGCCGACCAGCGCGACGATCTCGTGCGTCTGGATTTCGAGGGAGATACCGTCGAGAACCTTGCGGCGGCCGTACCACTTATCAATATTGTCGAGCCTGCCGACGACGGCGGTCTGTCGTTCAGATGTGACTGTCATGTGCGGTACCTCAGGGCTCGATGTTCAAGCGCTCGAACGATGGCATCGGTCCCGATGCCCAGCAGCGCGTAGATGACCAGGCAGAAGATGATGATGTCGATGCGCAGGAAGTCGCGGGCGTTGTTGATCAAGAACCCAATGCCTTTGTCCGCGTTGATTTGTTCGGCGACGATCAGCGTCAGCCACGCGATCGCCAGCGACTGCCGCAGCCCGACCAGCACCTGCGGTGCCGCGCTCGGCAAGATGATGGTGCGCAGCCGCTGCCAGAGCGAAAAGCCAAGAACATCAGCGGTTTCCAGCAGTTTGGGGTCGACCTGCTTGATCGCGGACACGGTATTGAGGTACAGCGGGAAACTGACGCCGAGCGCGACCAGCAGCACCTTCGGCAGCTCGCCGATGCCGAACCACAGGATGAACAACGGAATCAAGCCCAGATGTGGGAGTGCGCGCACCATCTGTAAGGGCGGGTCGACGGTCGCCTCGAACCACCGCGACAACCCGACAACTACGCCCAGGGCAACACCGAGCACCCCGCCGAGCAGCAGGCCTTCGGCCACGCGCAGCCCGGACACCTCCAGGGCCTCGACGAGCTTGCCGTTTCGGATCAGCTGCAGGCCGGCATCGAAGATCAACTGCGGGGCCGGCAACACGTCCTGGGGGATCAGTCCGGTGGCGCTGAAAAGTTGCCACAACCCCAGCAGCACCAGCGGGGACGAGATCCGGATGATCGCCCAGCGGCGCTGCTTGCGCGGCCTGGCGACCGCGGCTGCCGGCGCAGATCCGACGGCTGTCTGGGCGGGAGTGCTGACCATTGTTCGCAAAACCTCTGGGGGAAGCGGGCAGACGCTAACGGGTTACCGGCGGCATTGCCCGTGCTGACGGTAGGCGGATCGGCCAGCTTGGATAAGGGTTTGGCTCCGTGTGACGGGAACACGGCGCAAGCCGCCGGCACCGGGTGTGCGGCCGCCATGCCGGCAATGAGAATGCCGTTTCCACTTTTCGGAAGGCTGTTATACGGTTTAGTGAGCACAATTCTGTTGACCGACGACGGAGGACCCCTCGATGCAGAAGGCACTCGCTCCCGAAATCTCGACCTGGCCCGACGACAGCCCGCAGTTGATCGGCAGTCGGTGCGGTGACTGCGGCGCCACCACCTTCCCGGTGCAGCAGCGGTGCCCGCGGTGCAGTGGTGGAGCCATGAGCGACGTGTTGTTGCCGCGCAGCGGAACCCTGGTGGCCTGGACCACCCAGGGCTTCCCACCCGGGGCCCCCTACGCCGGCCCGACCGGCAACGACTTCGTGCCGTTCGGCGTGGGCCTGGTCCAACTCGGCGACGTGATCCGCGTCGAGGGCCGGCTGACCGAGAACGACCCGGCCAAACTCCAGTTCGGCCAGGAGGTCGAGCTCACCATGGTGCCGTTCACCACCGACGCGGACGGCAACGAGATCATCACGTTCGCTTTCCAACCGGTCTAGATAGAGGAGCCTGAGATGACTAACGACGCAGCCATCATCGGCGTGGGCCTGCACCCCTTCGGCAGGTTCGACAAGACAGCGATGCAGATGGGCGCCGAGGCGATTCAGTTCGCCCTCGATGACGCCGGTGTGGGTTGGAAGGACATCCAGTTCGGCTTCGGCGGCAGCCACGAAGTGTCCAACCCGGACGCGGTGACCCGCCTGGTGGGGCTGACCGGCATCACCTTCACCAACGTCTTCAACGCCTGTGCCACCGCGGCCAGTGCGATTCAGCAGACCGCCGACACCATCCGGTTGGGCAAATACGACATCGGCATCGCCATCGGCCTGGACAAGCACCCGCGCGGGGCGTTCACCGACGACCCCGCCAAGCTGGCGCTGCCGCAGTGGTATGCGCAGAACGGGCAGTTCGTCACCACCAAGTTCTTCGGGATGAAGGCCAACAAGTATCTGCACGACCACAACATCTCGCAGGAAACGTTGGCGCGGGTGGCCAACAAGAACTTCCGCAACGGCGCGCTGAACCCGAATGCCTTCCGGCGCAAGGAGATTTCCATCGAGGAGATCCTGGCCTCGCCAGTGCTGAACTACCCGCTGCGGCAGTACATGTTCTGCGCACCCGACGAGGGCGCCGCGGCCGTCATCATGTGCCGCGCCGACATTGCGCACAAGTACACCGACAAGCCGGTGTACGTACGCGCCTGCGAGATCCGCACCCGCACCTTCGGTGCGTACGAGGTGCATGCCACCTTCGCCCCGCTCGACGAGGACGTCTCGCCGACGGTGTACGCGTCCAAGGCGGCCTACGAAGCCGCGGGCATCGGGCCCGAGGACGTCGACGTCGCGCAGCTGCAGGACACCGACGCCGGCAACGAGGTCATCCACATGGCCGAGACGGGACTGTGCGCGGACGGCGAGCAGGAGAAGTTACTGGCCGACGGCGCCACCGAGATTCACGGCTCGATACCGGTGAACACCGATGGCGGGCTGATCGCCAACGGTGAGCCGATCGGCGCATCGGGACTGCGGCAGATGCACGAGCTGGTGCGTCAGCTGCGCGGCGAGGCGGGCGACCGTCAGGTGCCCGGCAACCCGCGGGTCGGTCTGGCGCAGGTGTACGGCGCGCCCGGCACCGCGTCCGCGACGATCCTGTCGCTCTAGCCTGCCTGATTGCGGGCGACCCGCGGCGCCCGGCGAAATACGCCGCGCTTGCGATCGCCCTAGATTGCCGGTCCCAGAAGGTCATCCGCGTCGCGGATGATGTAGCCGTAGCCCTGCTCGGCCAGGAAGCGCTGCCGGTGCGCGGCGTATTCGGCGTCCAGGCTGTCGCGGGCCACCACGGAGTAGAAGATGGCGCCACCGCCGTCGGCCTTGGGCCGCAGCAGCCGGCCCAGCCGTTGGGCCTCCTCCTGGCGTGAGCCGAACGTGCCCGAAACCTGCACCGCCACTGAGGCTTCCGGCAAGTCGATGGAGAAGTTGGCGACCTTGGACACCACCAGCGTCGAAATTTCGCCGGTGCGGAAAGCGTCGAACAACGCCTCACGTTCCTTGGTCTTGGTGGAGCC encodes:
- a CDS encoding LLM class F420-dependent oxidoreductase, with amino-acid sequence MELAGVGIWSSQLRYGDPAESADAAAELDELGFTALWIPDVGGQVFDAVGSLLAATKRTIIATGILNLWMHSPGDVAERYAALTAEHGDRFLLGIGVSHAPLIDAGEPGRYRKPLAATAAFLDGLDAAPQPVPTDKRVLAALGPKMLTLSATRARGAHPYLVTPEHTASARSTLGEGPLLLPEQSVILTEDAEEAHRIGTDWLRSYLALPNYANNLLRSGFSEDDVAQVSDRLFNAIIAWGDEAAILRRVAEHRAAGADHVCVQVLLADPQAFPREQWRRIAAACN
- a CDS encoding FAD-dependent monooxygenase, with the protein product MRILISGASISGPVLAYWLIRHGFDVTIVERAPHLRKTGGHAVDLFRPAMEISAKMGVLPQIEALATGTTEMTMYREGVQRPARVDLTKLFGASSDRHVEIMRDDLSEAYYRAGCDDVEYLFGDSITSLSAGGDVTFEHNAPRTFDVVIGADGLHSNVRRLVFGEDAGRTRFLGGYLAVESVPKSLARNGEMAVHMGAGRMAAIYTAQPLDDARALFMFRSKEELQYHYRDVVRQKELLRTTFAGMDPAVDGWLAELDHAPTFYFDSIIQLELDTWSRGRVALVGDAGYCPGPAVGGSTSLAVIGAYVLAGELAEAKGDYPRAFTSYERAMADAVRRSRAFARTAAKTIVPNSRAGVWGLTRAAQLISVLPAGVSRAIAKMNTNGARLYDSMQYKEYAIV
- a CDS encoding ABC transporter substrate-binding protein, which codes for MTAKHRIAIRAALVLALVAGTPGCVSRSLGPQLIAVPAPVPVSELSGLTLQVGDQKGGTQALLRAAGALDNLPYKITFSTFTSGPPQIEALTAGKIDFAVTGNTPPVFGAAANSKTRVVSAWDGAETGEQILVRANSSIASVPDLKGKTILVAKGSAAHANVLEHLADVGLKPKDVKLVFLQPADALSAFANGQGDAWVIWEPYTSQATLTLKVRNIGTAENGYQFGSASTRALTDPKRNAALADLLIRYQKAAQWARENPSEWAKKYAKAVGLDIKIAELAQSHLLRLPVPLDDKVVAAEQRLADLFAAADQIPEAPDFVKWVDRRFNGVLAVSSTQ
- a CDS encoding thiolase family protein; translated protein: MTNDAAIIGVGLHPFGRFDKTAMQMGAEAIQFALDDAGVGWKDIQFGFGGSHEVSNPDAVTRLVGLTGITFTNVFNACATAASAIQQTADTIRLGKYDIGIAIGLDKHPRGAFTDDPAKLALPQWYAQNGQFVTTKFFGMKANKYLHDHNISQETLARVANKNFRNGALNPNAFRRKEISIEEILASPVLNYPLRQYMFCAPDEGAAAVIMCRADIAHKYTDKPVYVRACEIRTRTFGAYEVHATFAPLDEDVSPTVYASKAAYEAAGIGPEDVDVAQLQDTDAGNEVIHMAETGLCADGEQEKLLADGATEIHGSIPVNTDGGLIANGEPIGASGLRQMHELVRQLRGEAGDRQVPGNPRVGLAQVYGAPGTASATILSL
- a CDS encoding LLM class F420-dependent oxidoreductase, which gives rise to MRFGFFIPQGWRMDLVGIDPAKHWAVMRDLASYADGSAWDSVWVYDHFHTVPMPSAEATHEAWSLMSAYAATTSRVKLGQMCTAMSYRNPVYLAKVAATADIISGGRIQMGIGGGWYEHEWRAYGYGFPSAGVRLGRLDEGVQILRDAWRDGKVSFAGKHYQVDGAIVEPKPLQDNGIPLWIAGGGEKVTLRIAAQYAQYTNFTPELEAFRHKSEVLAGHCRDVGTDFDAIVRSANFTAIIGTTEAEVKDRQQRVRDLLVNYVPEALADSMTSSLPDSATGTTEQVIERLTKIRDLGCEYAIVYFPEAAYDRSGIELFEREIIPALS
- a CDS encoding ABC transporter ATP-binding protein, whose protein sequence is MTVTSERQTAVVGRLDNIDKWYGRRKVLDGISLEIQTHEIVALVGRSGCGKSTVLRVLAGLSPDHTGEREVAGAPAVAFQEPRLFPWRDVQTNVRYGLNRTDLSPEAARDRTERALGEIGLVDHAAAWPLTLSGGQAQRVSLARALVAEPQLLLLDEPFGALDALTRLSMRALLLDLWRRHGFGVLLVTHDVDEAIELADRVLVLEDGRVAHSIEIEAPRPTPSERTAVHDHYRADLLDKLGVRL
- a CDS encoding Zn-ribbon domain-containing OB-fold protein; translated protein: MQKALAPEISTWPDDSPQLIGSRCGDCGATTFPVQQRCPRCSGGAMSDVLLPRSGTLVAWTTQGFPPGAPYAGPTGNDFVPFGVGLVQLGDVIRVEGRLTENDPAKLQFGQEVELTMVPFTTDADGNEIITFAFQPV
- a CDS encoding putative quinol monooxygenase, with translation MTVIVLLELKFKPDEVGAGRELMGRTLETTRAFQGNLRTDVWVNEDDEAHWIIYEEWESVDADEAYRAFRAGEGKVTQLPPLLAAPPVKTRFTTTDV
- a CDS encoding ABC transporter permease, with protein sequence MVSTPAQTAVGSAPAAAVARPRKQRRWAIIRISSPLVLLGLWQLFSATGLIPQDVLPAPQLIFDAGLQLIRNGKLVEALEVSGLRVAEGLLLGGVLGVALGVVVGLSRWFEATVDPPLQMVRALPHLGLIPLFILWFGIGELPKVLLVALGVSFPLYLNTVSAIKQVDPKLLETADVLGFSLWQRLRTIILPSAAPQVLVGLRQSLAIAWLTLIVAEQINADKGIGFLINNARDFLRIDIIIFCLVIYALLGIGTDAIVRALEHRALRYRT
- a CDS encoding TetR/AcrR family transcriptional regulator is translated as MTRPRSDTRRRIQEVARQLFLQQGVQRTSLQDIADRLGITKPALYYHFTSREELVRSIVMPLIEDGERFVAEQEGRRDVDARELLEGYFDFHYLHRQYIVLVLTELTMLADLGLIDRVLAWRDRLGKLVFGRRPNLAQSTRAVVAFGGLQDCCLQFPDTPYEALRAASVDAALAALGG